A region of Oncorhynchus masou masou isolate Uvic2021 chromosome 29, UVic_Omas_1.1, whole genome shotgun sequence DNA encodes the following proteins:
- the LOC135520728 gene encoding toll-like receptor 12, with amino-acid sequence MTFVFWVWRPGVSVLLLLCVCDGAEGVIRRHCDCYEEDMYVQKDIGGFIQCSLKPGLGPYAECTEITDLRSGLEEVFPDVRSLCILHSSSSLPADSFSHIPLLEHLYLDGSHLAKVTSGAFAGLPKLRFLHILVFSSWGGVNVTLEPGVFQGLSSLEELTLAGMSLALAPPTLLDPLVRVRSLRVDRAGARDLGELFCLLSPGMEKLETLELPGSMVSSIQNGGCSGSNPWPTVLLSRIRILDLSGNPVRRVEPKSLSVFQNLSRLSLSMVDVWVGQLWGSGMGRVNKLYLSSYTLRQFRPSLSDLCTLVVKHGVESLNMHQALITAFTAEVMKRCGPGLRQLSVTSEDLSGMDPGFWTGTGQIQGLMMVLTKLTNASFCSAGGGRVWNLTSLILHENHLTEITTDQFSCMPLLERLDLSGNHISSLAHRALQGMPLLRVLDLTHNKISMLGEDDFEGLPALEVLLLEGNKISGGIAHGVFRRQHRLQDLSLGEIDIFYQLYLNMLFLGFPTKLQHLLINTGPGTYLTVGHVPAPEFPMVLELRGEMIQSSDCENNMFPMVRELKVGEGTKFDCNNIFLAPYFLNLESFEFSANPERFSTPYTTINQLRKLKRLKLANLNFSNHTDPSVTFRNLTELRSLVLINCRLNFLTRSMFTDLVSLRVLRLYSESPLILLEGVFIPLLSLSMLVFDQVDFRCDCSNGWLLDWADNSRKTQVVLLQRQQCIWHYQRLNFLSTMERLCQTEDDFLSYVSTTAAVCTLLCLALGYRFLRWPCVVLFFRLRGWVERRVGRRWWRRKRRMGGQWEELIEGEEGEEKEEEEVRYDAFVSFSSGDEAWVLGEMAPMLEEGEPRLRLCLHHRDFEVGKGIVDNIAENIYCSRRTVCVLTRRYLRSDWCGLEMRVATHRLLSEHSHRLILIFLEHISPFELSAFHRLAKLARTRTYLDWPQDEDERVTFWERLRRNIAERDADELHDPPEAS; translated from the exons ATGACATTTGTGTTTTGGGTGTGGAGGCCCGGTGTGAGTGTGCTGctgctcttgtgtgtgtgtgacggagcAGAAGGGGTGATCAGGCGTCACTGTGACTGCTATGAGGAGGATATGTATGTACAGAAAGACATCGGAGGGTTCATACAGTGTTCCCTTAAGCCTGGCCTGGGACCCTATGCTGAGTGCACAGAGATCACTGACCTCAG gTCTGGGCTGGAGGAGGTGTTTCCTGATGTGCGTTCTCTTTGTAtccttcactcctcctcctccctgcctgcaGACTCCTTCTCTCACATTCCCCTCCTGGAGCACCTCTATTTGGATGGCTCACACCTGGCAAag GTGACCTCAGGGGCCTTCGCTGGTCTGCCCAAACTAAGGTTCCTCCACATCCTCGTCTTCTCCTCCTGGGGGGGAGTGAACGTCACTCTGGAGCCAGGGGTGTTCCAGGGCCTGTCTAGCCTGGAGGAGCTCACCCTGGCTGGGATGAGTCTGGCCCTGGCCCCCCCTACTCTGCTGGATCCCCTGGTACGGGTGAGGAGCCTGAGGGTGGACAGGGCTGGAGCGAGAGACCTGGGGGAactgttctgtctcctctcccctgggaTGGAGAAACTAGAGACCCTGGAGCTGCCTGGCAGCATGGTCAGCTCCATCCAGAACGGAGGCTGCTCTGGATCCAATCCGTGGCCCACAGTGCTCTTGTCCAGGATCCGGATCCTGGATCTGAGTGGAAACCCGGTGCGGAGGGTAGAGCCGAAgtctctgtctgtgttccagAACCTGTCCAGACTGTCCCTGTCTATGGTGGATGTCTGGGTGGGCCAGCTGTGGGGGTCTGGCATGGGGAGGGTTAACAAGCTCTACCTGTCCAGTTACACCTTGAGACAGTTCAGACCCAGcctgtctgacctgtgtactCTGGTAGTAAAACATGGAGTGGAGTCCTTGAATATGCACCAGGCCCTGATCACAGCTTTCACTGCAGAGGTCATGAAGAG GTGTGGTCCTGGTCTGAGGCAGCTGTCTGTGACTTCTGAGGATCTGTCTGGTATGGACCCTGGGTTCTGGACTGGTACCGGTCAGATACAGGGTCTGATGATGGTCCTGACCAAGCTGACCAATGCCTCGTTCTGCtcagcagggggagggagggtgtggaacctcacctctctcattctccatgaGAACCACCTCACTGAGATCACCACTGATcag TTCTCCTGTATGCCCCTGCTGGAGCGTTTGGATCTGAGTGGGAACCATATCTCCTCCCTGGCCCACCGGGCTCTCCAGGGGATGCCGCTCCTCCGTGTCCTCGACCTCACCCACAACAAAATCTCCATGCTGGGAGAAGACGACTTTGAGGGTCTGCCTGCTCTAGAG GTTCTCCTCCTGGAAGGGAACAAGATCTCGGGGGGCATCGCTCATGGGGTGTTCCGTAGACAGCATCGACTCCAAGACCTCAGCCTGGGAGAGATAGACATTTTCTACCAGCTCTACCTCAACATGCTGTTCCTGGGCTTCCCCACCAAGCTCCAGCACCTCCTCATCAACACAGGCCCAGGAACCTACCTCACCGTAGGCCATGTTCCCGCTCCTGAGTTCCCCATGGTCCTGGAACTCAGAGGGGAGATGATCCAGTCCTCTGACTGTGAAAACAACATGTTCCCCATGGTCCGAGAGCTGAAG GTGGGCGAGGGGACAAAATTTGACTGCAACAACATTTTCCTGGCTCCCTACTTCCTCAACCTGGAGTCGTTTGAGTTCTCAGCCAACCCTGAGAGGTTTTCCACCCCATACACCACCATCAACCAGCTTCGAAAGTTGAAGAGGCTCAAACTGGCCAACCTCAACTTCTCCAACCACACAGACCCCAGTGTTACCTTCAGGAACCTGACGGAGCTCAGGAGCCTAGTGCTGATCAACTGTCGACTCAACTTCCTCACTAGG tcCATGTTTACAGACCTGGTGTCTCTACGTGTTTTGAGGCTGTACAGTGAGAGCCCTCTGATCCTGTTGGAGGGGGTCTTCATtcccctgctgtctctctccatgctggtCTTTGACCAGGTCGACTTCCGCTGTGACTGCTCCAACGGCTGGCTTCTGGACTGGGCTGACAACTCTCGCAAAACACAG GTGGTGCTCCTGCAGCGACAGCAGTGCATCTGGCACTACCAACGACTCAACTTCCTGTCCACCATGGAGCGCCTCTGCCAGACCGAAGACGACTTCCTGTCCTATGTCTCCACAACAGCCGCTGTGTGCACCCTCCTGTGCTTGGCGCTAGGATACCGCTTCCTCCGCTGGCCTTGTGTCGTTCTATTCTTTCGTCTGAGAGGCTGGGTGGAGCGACGTgtggggaggaggtggtggaggaggaagaggaggatggggggacagtgggaggagctgatagagggggaagagggagaggagaaggaggaagaggaggtgaggTATGATGCGTTTGTGTCGTTCAGCAGTGGTGACGAGGCGTGGGTACTGGGAGAGATGGCCCCGATGCTAGAGGAGGGGGAGCCACGACTACGACTGTGTCTGCACCACCGAGactttgag GTAGGGAAGGGCATCGTGGATAACATCGCTGAGAACATCTACTGCAGCAGGAGGACGGTGTGTGTGTTGACCAGACGCTACCTGAGGAGTGACTGGTGTGGCCTGGAGATGAGAGTGGCCACACACCGCCTGTTGTCTGAGCACAGCCACAGACTCATCCTCATCTTCCTAGAACACATCTCCCCCTTCGAGCTGTCCGCCTTCCACAG ACTGGCTAAGCTGGCCAGAACCCGGACCTACCTGGACTGGCCCCAGGATGAAGACGAGAGGGTAACGTTCTGGGAGCGTTTACGACGAAACATcgcagagagagacgcagacGAACTG CATGATCCTCCGGAAGCATCCTGA
- the LOC135521338 gene encoding protein S100-A11-like, with the protein MESAIGVLVSQFKAFAGSDGSSDTLSRDEFQSLVKTQLPNFVKNADDPAVIDRLMDSIDENNDGELTFLEFWQLIGRLANQHGGFIQ; encoded by the exons atgGAGTCAGCCATTGGTGTACTCGTGTCCCAGTTCAAGGCGTTTGCTGGAAGTGATGGATCCTCAGACACACTGAGCAGAGATGAGTTCCAGAGCCTGGTCAAAACACAACTCCCCAACTTCGTTAAG AACGCTGATGACCCAGCTGTCATCGACCGACTCATGGACTCAATTGACGAGAACAACGACGGAGAGCTCACCTTCCTGGAGTTCTGGCAGCTGATTGGACGACTAGCAAATCAACACGGCGGCTTTATCCAATAG